In Oreochromis niloticus isolate F11D_XX linkage group LG18, O_niloticus_UMD_NMBU, whole genome shotgun sequence, one genomic interval encodes:
- the LOC100700741 gene encoding kinesin-1 heavy chain — MADPAECTIKVMCRFRPLNSSEVTRGDKYIPKFQGEDTCIIGGKPYMFDRVFQSNTTQEQVYNACAQKIVKDVLEGYNGTIFAYGQTSSGKTHTMEGNLHDTDSMGIIPRIVQDIFNYIYSMDENLEFHIKVSYFEIYLDKIRDLLDVSKTNLSVHEDKNRVPYVKGCTERFVCSPDEVMDTIDEGKANRHVAVTNMNEHSSRSHSIFLINVKQENTQTEQKLSGKLYLVDLAGSEKVSKTGAEGAVLDEAKNINKSLSSLGNVISALAEGTAYIPYRDSKMTRILQDSLGGNCRTTIVICCSPSSFNEAETKSTLMFGQRAKTIKNTVTVNIELTAEQWKQKYEREKEKNKTLRNTITWLENELNRWRNGESVPVEEQFDKEKANAEVLALDNIINDKAASTPNVPGVRLTDVEKDKCEAELAKLYKQLDDKDEEINQQSQLAEKLKQQMLDQEELLASSRRDHENLQAELNRLQAENEASKEEVKEVLQALEELAVNYDQKSQEVEDKTKEFEAISEELSQKSSILSSLDSELQKLKEMSNHQKKRVTEMMSSLLKDLAEIGIAVGSNDIKQHDGGSGLIDEEFTVARLYISKMKSEVKTMVKRCKQLEGTQAESNKKMDENEKELAACQLRISQHEAKIKSLTEYLQNVEQKKRQLEENVDALNEELVKISAQEKVHAMEKENEIQTANEVKEAVEKQIHSHREAHQKQISSLRDELDNKEKLITELQDLNQKIMLEQERLRVEHEKLKSTDQEKSRKLHELTVMQDRREQARQDLKGLEETVAKELQTLHNLRKLFVQDLATRVKKSAEMDSDDTGGSAAQKQKISFLENNLEQLTKVHKQLVRDNADLRCELPKLEKRLRATAERVKALESALKEAKENAARDRKRYQQEVDRIKEAVRAKNMARRGHSAQIAKPIRPGQQPVASPTHPNINRSGGGFYQNSQTVSIRGGSSKPDKN; from the exons gGTAAACCTTACATGTTTGACAGAGTGTTTCAGTCAAATACAACACAAGAACAAGTGTACAACGCCTGTGCCCAAAAGATTGTAAAAG aTGTTCTCGAGGGTTATAATGGGACAATTTTTGCATATGGGCAGACATCATCTGGTAAAACACACACCATGGAG GGGAATCTCCATGACACAGATTCAATGGGAATCATCCCCAGGATAGTGCAAGACATCTTCAACTACATCTATTCCATGGACGAAAACCTGGAGTTTCATATCAAA GTTTCATATTTTGAAATCTACTTAGACAAGATCCGGGACCTTTTGGACG TGTCAAAGACCAATTTGTCAGTGcatgaagacaaaaacagagtacCTTATGTCAAG ggCTGCACTGAGAGATTTGTCTGCAGCCCAGATGAGGTCATGGATACAATTGATGAAGGCAAAGCTAACAGACATGTAGCAGTTACAA ACATGAACGAGCACAGCTCCAGGAGTCACAGTATCTTCCTGATCAACGTTAAACAGGAGAATACTCAAACAGAGCAGAAGCTCAGTGGAAAACTCTACCTGGTAGATCTGGCTGGTAGTGAAAAG GTCAGTAAAACAGGTGCCGAGGGAGCAGTGCTGGATGAAGCCAAGAACATAAACAAGTCCCTGTCATCCCTGGGAAATGTCATCTCTGCGTTGGCTGAAGGAACG GCCTACATCCCTTACCGAGACAGCAAGATGACCCGTATCCTGCAGGACTCGCTGGGCGGTAACTGTCGAACCACCATTGTCATCTGCTGCTCACCTTCCTCCTTTAATGAGGCTGAAACCAAATCCACCCTAATGTTCGGGCAGAG AGCAAAGACCATCAagaacacagtgacagtgaacaTTGAGCTGACAGCAGAGCAGTGGAAGCAGAAGTATGAgcgagagaaggagaagaacaAGACCCTGAGGAATACCATCACGTGGTTGGAGAATGAGCTGAACCGCTGGAGAAATG GTGAGAGCGTGCCAGTGGAGGAGCAGTTTGATAAGGAGAAAGCCAACGCCGAGGTGCTGGCCCTGGATAATATTATAAACGACAAGGCGGCCTCGACACCCAACGTGCCCGGCGTTCGCCTCACTGACGTGGAGAAGGACAAGTGTGAAGCAGAGCTGGCCAAACTCTATAAACAGCTGGATGATAAG GATGAGGAAATCAACCAGCAGAGCCAGCTGGCTGAGAAGCTGAAACAGCAGATGCTGGACCAGGAGGAG CTTCTAGCCTCTTCCCGCCGTGATCACGAGAACCTCCAGGCAGAGCTGAACCGCCTCCAGGCTGAAAACGAAGCCTCAAAGGAGGAGGTGAAGGAGGTGCTGCAGGCCCTGGAAGAGCTGGCTGTCAATTATGACCAGAAGAGCCAAGAGGTGGAGGATAAAACCAAGGAGTTTGAGGCCATCAGTGAGGAGCTCAGCCAGAAATCG TCCATCCTGTCATCTCTGGACTCGGAGCTTCAGAAGCTGAAGGAGATGTCCAACCACCAGAAGAAGAGGGTGACTGAAATGAtgtcatcactgcttaaagaccTAGCTGAGATTGGCATCGCTGTAGGCAGCAATGACATTAAG CAACACGACGGTGGCAGCGGTCTGATTGACGAGGAGTTTACAGTGGCCCGTCTGTACATCAGCAAGATGAAGTCAGAAGTGAAGACGATGGTGAAACGCTGCAAGCAGCTAGAGGGAACCCAGGCAGAAAGCAACAAGAAGATGGATGAGAACGAGAAGGAACTGGCCGCCTGCCAGCTACGCATCTCCCAG CACGAGGCTAAAATCAAGTCCTTGACTGAGTACCTGCAAAATGTAGAGCAGAAGAAGAGGCAGTTGGAGGAAAATGTGGACGCTCTCAATGAGGAACTTGTCAAGATCAGTGCTCAAG AGAAAGTCCATGCTATGGAGAAAGAGAACGAGATCCAGACTGCCAATGAAGTCAAG GAAGCAGTGGAGAAGCAGATCCACTCCCATCGTGAAGCTCATCAGAAACAGATCAGCAGCCTGAGAGATGAGCTGGACAACAAGGAGAAGCTCATCACCGAGCTGCAGGA TCTGAATCAGAAGATCATGCTGGAGCAGGAGAGGCTCAGAGTGGAGCATGAGAAGCTTAAATCCACCGATCAGGAGAAGAGCCGCAAGCTGCACGAGCTCAC GGTGATGCAGGACAGGAGGGAGCAGGCCAGACAGGACCTGAAGGGTCTGGAAGAGACAGTG gctAAAGAGCTGCAGACTCTGCACAACCTGAGGAAACTCTTTGTCCAGGACCTGGCCACCCGAGTGAAAAAG aGCGCTGAGATGGACTCGGATGACACAGGTGGGAGTGCAGCTCAGAAACAGAAAATTTCCTTTCTTGAGAACAATCTTGAACAGCTCACCAAGGTTCACAAACAG CTGGTGCGTGATAATGCAGACCTGCGCTGTGAGCTTCCTAAACTGGAAAAGCGTCTTCGAGCTACGGCTGAGCGGGTCAAGGCCTTGGAGTCTGCTTTGAAGGAAGCCAAGGAGAACGCCGCCCGCGATCGCAAGCGCtaccagcaggaagtggaccGCATCAAAGAGGCCGTCAGAGCCAAGAACATGGCCAGGAGGGGACATTCAGCCCAGATTG CCAAACCCATCAGGCCTGGGCAGCAGCCAGTAGCATCCCCCACCCACCCCAACATTAACCGCAGTGGAGGAGGCTTCTACCAGAACAGCCAGACGGTGTCCATCAGAGGGGGCAGCAGCAAGCCTGACAAGAA CTGA